Sequence from the Helianthus annuus cultivar XRQ/B chromosome 13, HanXRQr2.0-SUNRISE, whole genome shotgun sequence genome:
TGGTTTGACAGTTGATTTGTCGAGGATTTGTCAGCAGGTAGATTCGTGGGTTCCCGACTCGGGTGCTACTGCTCACATGACTGCAGACTCGTCCATTGTTTTTGGTGCTACACCATATACGGGTTCTGAGCAGGTTATCGTTGGTGATGGTACATCTCTTCTTATCTCTCATATTGGACATTCCTTTCTTCACTTATCTGGTCACACACTTTTACATAGGAATGTTCTTGTGGATCCTGGATTAACCAAGAATCTTTTATCTATTACTCAGCTAGTTATAGACCATCCTATTGCTGTGATATTCTCACACTTTGGTCTTTCTGTTCAGACTCTTACAGGGCAGGTCCTCCACCACACGCATGCTAGCCCTCATCAGCTTTACTCGCTTTCCGCTACTTTTTCCACTTCCCGTGAGACTTGGCATTCTAGGCTAGGTCATCCTCCCGACGATGTTTTGGCTAGACTTTCATTTTTACCAATGAAGAATAAGATGTTGAATAAAAATTGTAACTCTTGTAGTATTTCAAAGTCTAGTCGATTACCTTTTCATTCTACTGTATCGCATTTTGTAGTATCGTTACATGTTATACATTGTGACATTTGGGGACCATCGCCAGTTATATCTCGATCTGGTTTTAGATATTTTATTACGTTTATTGATAACTTTAGCCATTTTACATGGATTTATCCATTGACTCACCGATCTCAGGATATTGCTTCTTTTAGGCATTTAAAACCTCTTGTTGAAAATCTTTTCTCCTGCACCATCAAACACCTTCAGTGTGATGGCGCTCCTGAGCTTATTCATGGCCCTATGGCCAAATATCTTTCTGAGTCTGGTATCGCTTATAGGATTTCCTGTCCATACACACCCCAACAGAATGGGGTAGCTGAGCAAAAGAACCGACATCTTTCTGAGGTAGCTCGTGCATTACTCTTTTATGCACATTTACCAAAGCTATTTTGGTATGATGCTTATGCTACCGCTGCATTCCTTATCAACCGGTTGCCATCACTGGTTCTTCATCATTCCTCACCATATGAGGTTCTCTTCGGTTCTTCACCAGATTATTCGATTCTTCATACTTTTGGGTGCTTATGTTATCCGTTTCTTCGTGATACTCGTTCGGATAAACTTtcacccaaatccacaccatgtatatttgttggatatgctCCTAGTCATAGTGGATATCTTTGTTATGATCCACTTTCATGTCATACATTCACTTCTCGACATGTTAGTTTTCACGGGATGATTTTTGATATTCCTGGAGTTTCGcctacttcttcttcttcttctccttcttcttccttttctacGTCCTTCGTTATTCCTCCTCCTTCTTCTTCACATTCTTCCATTCCTTCTTCATCttctcctcctcctccaccaccaccacctacttcttcttcttcttcttcttcttcttcttcttcttcttcttcttcttctcctcctcctcctccaccaccaccaccaccaccacctacttCTTCTCATCCTATGATTACTCGCACTCGTGATCATACTCGACAGTCTCGTCAGTTTCCTGATCATGTTCTTCTTCATGCTAGCACGACTCCTACTACTGAGCCTACTACTTTTCATCAGGCTCAGCGATGGTCTGTTTGGAATGGATGCAATGCGTTCGGAGATTGATGCATTGCATTCTAACCACACTTGGACTCTCGTTCAGGCTCCCACTGATGCTAACATTGTTGGCTGTAAGTGGGTCTACAGGATTAAGCGTAATCCTGATGGGTCTGTCGGTAGGTATAAAGCTCGGCTTGTTGCTAAGGGCTTTCATCAGACTGAGGGTATTGATTACATTGAGACTTTTATTCCTGTAATCAAACCCACTACCATTCGTCTTGTGTTGTCTGTTGCTTTCTCTCACAGATAGGATATTTGGTAGATTGATGTCAACAATGCCTTTCTTCATGGTGACCTATCTGAGACTGTGTACATGGCACAGCCTCCAGGCTTTGTTGACTCATCTAGACCTCATCATGTTTGTCGTCTGCAAAAGGCTCTTTATGGCCTAAAGCAGGCACCACGAGCTTGGTTTTCCAAGCTCTCTTCTGCTTTTCTCGCGAGTGGTTTCTCTCAGTGTGTTTCTGATACTTCTTTGTTTGTCTATCATCGGGGTGGGATTATTTGTTATGTGCTGGTTTATGTGGATGATGTTATTATTACTGGGAGTTCTTCAGTGGTTGTTACCACATTGATTACTCGTCTTCACTCACAGTTTGCACTCAAAGATCTAGGTACTCTATCCTGTTTCTTGGGTGTTCAGGTCACTTTTTTAGACGATGAGCTTCATCTTTCTCAGCAGCGATATTTACTCGATTTATTACATTGCACGGGTCTTGCAGATTGCCGACCGTTGTCTACTCCAGTGTCCTCAAGACGACAGTTATCTCGACATACGGGTTCTCTTTGGCAGATCCGACATTATATCGGAGTACGGTTGGAGCTCTTCAGTATCTGGCCTTGACTCGACCAGAGATTGTGTATGCGATCAGTAAGGTGTCTCGGTTTTTACAGACACCTACTGATCGACGTTGGGTAGCGGTGAAGTGCATTTTGAGATATCGTCGAGGTATTGAGTCTTATGGGTTGACTATTCGGAGGTCTGTCAGTCTTACTATACATGTCTATTCAGATGCAGACTGGGCTGGTTTCCCCGATGATCGACGATCTACTACAGGATATTGTGTGTTTTTTGGACCCAATCTTATCAGTTGGAGTTCCAAGAAACAACACACTATTGCTCGTTCTAGTACAGAGGCCGAGTATCGTGCACTAGCTCATACGGCTGCTGAGATTCGATGGATTATGTCCGTATTGCATGAGTTACGTATTGATTTGTCTTGTCCACCTACTTTGTGGTGTGACAATGTTGGAGCCACTTATCTTGCAGTCAATCCGGTGTTCCATCAGCGTACGAAGCATCTTGAGATTGATCTACATTTTATTCGTGACATGGTGTTGTCTCAGACGTTGAGAGTTTGTTATGTAGCGACTACAGCTCAGATTGCCGATGTTTTGACCAAAGGGTTATCATCTACTCGTTTTGATACTCTGAGGTCCAAGCTTCACGTTGATGCATCCCGTTTAGCTTTAGGGGGCATATTAGAGTGTATTATGTATAGAGAGTTATTGATGTACACGTGGCAGTTGGTTATGAGTTAGTTAGAGAGTAGTTGATAGGTAGTTAGTTTGTTATAGCTAATGTGTATAAATAGAAGTGTAATCCATAACATACTTACTTGAATGAAACAACAGTTGAGTTTCAATAAAAGTTATATTATATATCAGCACCCATGACATTTTTTTATCGGTCAACGGCTGCATTCTTTAGAATATTAAACATAGACAAAATCACAAAAGCCGCCTGTGTTACTGCTTGCTTCTGGAAACTCTACTCTTAAAAGTCCAAAATTTGAACTACTTTTCAATACAACATATTGTCTTCTTCTACTCTTCTTCAAGTTTCCATATTCATTCATTCCCCCACCAAACCCTATAACTCTCTGCTTGCTTCTTCTTTTCATTTCAATTCAAACTTGATTTTGATCGGCGATGGCTGCTTCTCAAGAGTACATGGACAAGATGCAGCTTCGTCAGAGCTACCGAAACGTCTGGCACACTGATCTCATGAGCTCCATCTCTGCCGATACTCCTTGTAAATTCAGTTTTGATCACgtaattctaacttgttttatttgttttcttcctcatttgtgtgtgttttttgctTGCAGATTGCTGCTTTTCGTTGTTCTGGTAAGAATTTTACTCGTTTTTAACACATGTTAATAGTTTCGACATAGCGTTTTAAAATTATAGAATTTTAATACCTTTAGTTTTAGAATTCTGTTCATCGTATATTCAGTTGATAGATTGATCATATGAATCCAATTTGATAATATGAACTGTGCAAATTGTGGTTATATTTCTTGGAATTTGGTAGATCTTTTCGAATAATGTTGTGTTAAATTGGCAGTGGACCGTGTGTGTCATACTTGCTTCGAAAGCGAGCTCTTTATGGTGACATGTCAAGGTATACTTGCTGTGCTGGATATATGCCCTGCAGTGGCAAGTGTGGAGAAAGTAAATGTCCTGAATTATGCCTCTGCACTGAGGTatgcatatacatatacatatacatatacatattcatGGTCGCAGCTATTAAggggccgggggggggggggggggggacccctgaacttttcgctcagtagtgtaatatatgtggttttcgtatagaaatttttgggtatatatgttttcgaccccccgtcggaaatctcaagcttcgccactgtatacatatatatacacacacatgggCTGGTTCAATACAGGACCAATTTGTAGTATCGAATTGCATAAAATCGTTGGTTTCATATTACCATTTTTGCTTGTGATAACCTTCTTGATTGTTCGAATTATCAGGTGTTTTGTTGCTTTGGGAATTCAGTAGCATCGACTCGCTTTTTATTGCAAGATGAGTTCAACATACAAACAACACAATGCGATAACTGCATCATTGTAACATTATTTTTGTTTAAATTCCTTTTTTGTATAAATTTTTAGCAATAGTGAGCCAAAAGTTTCTAATTCGACTGCTTATTTTGAAGGGATTTATGTTTTGCCTCCAACAACTCGCGTGTATCTGCTCCATTGTTGCTTGTCTTGTCGGAAACGACGAACTCAGTGATGCATCTCAGGCATTGAATTGCTTAGCCGACATGGTTTACTGCACGTGAGTTCTTTCTCCTATGACAATGAAAACTTTCACTAAAACAACAAAAGGGGcctcgtttaattcgtttattgTAATCTTCTACTTTCAGGGTTTGCGCGTGCATGCAGGTACGCCGTTTGTGATACAATCTGGGAATGTTTAACAGACTAGAGTCTAGTTTTCGCTTATACTTTTAAACCCTGCAGACTCAACACAAAGTTGAAATGGACAAAAGAGATGGAAAGTTTGGAACGCAACCAATGGCTGTGCCACCGGCTCAGCAAATGTCAAGGTTTGATCAGCCGTATCCTCCCAACGTTGGATACGCGCAACCAGCATATGGCGGTTATCCACCAGGATCTCAGCCTCCACAAGCTCAAGGCTATCCACCTGCCGCCTATCCTCCGATGGGCTATCCTGCTCCTAGTTACCAAGGTAAATAAATGTGTTGGATGTGTAAATTAATCTTCCATTCTTTAATGGCAGGTTACCAGAAGCAGCCATACATTTATAGTATCAAACTTTTTAATGAGACTAATTCTTTTGGTTTGTTGATGATATATTTGTACATGAATAAGCTTGTGTATTTTTTAAATACCTTTGAGATTTTATGATTACATTCT
This genomic interval carries:
- the LOC110897812 gene encoding uncharacterized protein LOC110897812 — encoded protein: MAASQEYMDKMQLRQSYRNVWHTDLMSSISADTPYCCFSLFCGPCVSYLLRKRALYGDMSRYTCCAGYMPCSGKCGESKCPELCLCTEVFCCFGNSVASTRFLLQDEFNIQTTQCDNCIIGFMFCLQQLACICSIVACLVGNDELSDASQALNCLADMVYCTVCACMQTQHKVEMDKRDGKFGTQPMAVPPAQQMSRFDQPYPPNVGYAQPAYGGYPPGSQPPQAQGYPPAAYPPMGYPAPSYQGK